In Candidatus Obscuribacterales bacterium, the sequence TCCCAGTTTTATGAGACGGCAGCGATCGCCCCCCATAGCCCAAATCTCCTAGATCGTCCCAGTTGACTACCCAAGCGGTGATACCCTGCTGGTGCCAGCGATCGAGGTCGGCGGGCAACGATCGCCCCAAAATCCAATGGCGGCCGTCGGGAAACAGGGTGATGCGCAGGACAGGATCGTGGTCGGCGAGATAGATCGCGCCCTGCTCAACCTGAGACCAATCGGGCGATCGCCATCCTAAGGCCGTGAGGCTGGTTTGCAGGCGCTGGCAGTGATCGCGCCAATGGGTGCGGGGATGGTGAAGGCGATTGTAGATACGCAGGGTGGTGAACACCGTTGCGCCAAACAGCAGCGCCGGATCATCGGGGGCAATGGGCAGCGTATCGCCGGTATGCAGGTGACCGTTGTACCAACTGGGCATATTGAGCAGGTGAGGTGTAGGATCCTGGTTCAAACCCTTGGACGGTAGGCATTGAGGTGTGGAG encodes:
- a CDS encoding aminotransferase class IV, which codes for MNQDPTPHLLNMPSWYNGHLHTGDTLPIAPDDPALLFGATVFTTLRIYNRLHHPRTHWRDHCQRLQTSLTALGWRSPDWSQVEQGAIYLADHDPVLRITLFPDGRHWILGRSLPADLDRWHQQGITAWVVNWDDLGDLGYGGRSLPSHKTGNYLAPWLARQRAQQHQAQEAILVGLDDAWLETSTGNLWGWGAGCYWTPPISQGILPGLARSHLISSLKCQNIEIREEPWCAQVRSHLEAIAYCNSVVEVVPISHVLSGADCRSYDPHHPGLELLQEAIARPDPVGF